One segment of Bacteroides caecimuris DNA contains the following:
- a CDS encoding helix-turn-helix domain-containing protein — MSDLENKKTEETPKKRPYNLREKKEKKAAYRSLIRPELADELYDKILHIIVVQKKYKDPEYSAKDLAKELKTNTRYLSAVVNSRFGMNYSCLLNEYRVKDALHLLTDKRYADKNVEEISAMVGFANRQSFYAAFYKNVGETPNGYRKKHLENKK; from the coding sequence ATGAGTGATTTAGAGAACAAAAAAACGGAAGAAACTCCGAAAAAACGTCCCTACAATTTGAGGGAAAAGAAAGAAAAGAAGGCTGCATACAGATCTTTGATTAGACCAGAATTGGCAGATGAGTTGTATGACAAGATTCTGCATATCATCGTTGTACAGAAGAAATACAAAGATCCTGAATATTCAGCTAAGGACCTGGCGAAAGAATTGAAGACGAATACTCGTTACCTTTCTGCAGTAGTGAACTCACGCTTTGGCATGAATTATTCTTGCCTGTTGAATGAATACAGAGTAAAAGATGCTTTGCATTTATTGACTGACAAACGTTATGCCGACAAAAATGTGGAAGAAATTAGTGCTATGGTGGGCTTTGCAAATCGTCAATCTTTTTACGCTGCATTTTATAAAAACGTAGGTGAGACTCCTAATGGATATCGCAAAAAACATCTCGAAAATAAGAAATAA
- the recQ gene encoding DNA helicase RecQ — translation MRETLKKYFGYDSFRPQQEDIIRHILHKKDALVLMPTGGGKSICYQLPALLSEGTAVVVSPLISLMKDQVEALLANGIAAGALNSSNDETENANLRRACIEGRLKLLYISPEKLLAEKDYLLRDMHISLFAIDEAHCISQWGHDFRPEYTQMGVLHQQFPQVPIIALTATADKITRGDIIRQLHLVEPRTFISSFDRPNISLTVKRGFQAKEKNKAILEFIRRHEGTSGIIYCMSRNKTETVAQMLQKQGIRCGVYHAGLPTQQREETQDDFINDRIQVVCATIAFGMGIDKSNVRWVIHYNLPKSIESFYQEIGRAGRDGLPSDTVLFYSLGDLILLTKFATESNQQNINIEKLQRMQQYAEADICRRRILLSYFGETTTEDCGNCDVCKNPPQRFDGTVIVQKALSAIARAEQQISTSILIDILRGNYSVEVTGKGYQELKTFGVGRDIPPRDWQDYLLQMLQLGYFEIAYNENNHLKITSSGSDILFGRAQATLAVIQHEEAVTRKGKKKKVVITKELPFGATGGESQDLFEALRGLRKRLADQEALPAYIVLSDKVLHLLCISRPTTIEEFGEISGIGEHKKKKYGKDFVNLIRQFVE, via the coding sequence ATGAGAGAAACTCTAAAGAAATATTTCGGATACGACAGTTTCCGTCCCCAGCAAGAAGACATCATCCGCCACATCCTCCATAAGAAGGATGCATTAGTGCTAATGCCTACTGGCGGGGGAAAGTCCATCTGCTACCAGCTTCCCGCCTTACTTAGTGAGGGCACTGCCGTTGTAGTATCCCCGTTGATTTCATTAATGAAAGACCAGGTGGAAGCATTGTTGGCAAACGGAATTGCTGCCGGAGCGTTGAACAGCAGTAATGACGAAACAGAAAATGCCAATCTGCGCCGTGCCTGCATTGAGGGACGGTTGAAGTTGCTCTACATTTCACCGGAGAAATTGCTGGCGGAGAAAGATTATTTATTGCGAGATATGCATATTTCCCTGTTCGCTATTGACGAAGCCCATTGTATTTCGCAATGGGGACACGATTTTCGCCCGGAATATACTCAAATGGGAGTTCTCCACCAGCAATTTCCACAAGTACCGATCATCGCTTTGACTGCCACCGCAGATAAAATTACCCGCGGAGACATCATTCGCCAACTTCATCTTGTCGAACCCCGTACTTTTATATCCTCTTTCGACCGTCCCAATATCAGTCTGACGGTAAAGCGCGGATTCCAGGCAAAGGAAAAGAACAAAGCTATCCTTGAATTTATCCGCCGCCATGAGGGAACAAGCGGGATTATTTACTGTATGAGCCGTAACAAGACGGAGACAGTAGCTCAGATGTTGCAGAAGCAGGGGATTCGTTGCGGGGTTTATCATGCCGGATTGCCTACGCAGCAAAGGGAGGAAACGCAGGACGATTTTATCAATGACCGGATTCAGGTAGTATGCGCCACGATTGCTTTCGGCATGGGTATCGACAAGTCGAATGTCCGTTGGGTAATCCACTACAACCTGCCTAAAAGTATAGAAAGTTTTTATCAGGAGATAGGACGTGCCGGACGTGACGGTCTGCCAAGTGACACTGTATTGTTTTATTCTTTAGGTGATTTGATATTGCTGACCAAGTTTGCCACGGAGAGTAACCAGCAGAACATCAATATTGAAAAGCTGCAACGTATGCAGCAGTATGCGGAAGCGGATATTTGCCGGAGAAGAATCCTGCTGAGTTATTTCGGAGAAACAACTACCGAAGACTGCGGCAACTGCGATGTCTGCAAAAATCCCCCTCAACGGTTTGACGGCACAGTCATTGTACAAAAAGCATTAAGTGCCATCGCACGTGCAGAACAACAAATCAGCACAAGCATATTGATTGATATTCTTCGTGGAAACTACTCCGTGGAAGTGACCGGAAAAGGATACCAGGAACTTAAAACTTTTGGTGTCGGACGCGACATTCCACCTCGTGACTGGCAGGATTATCTGCTCCAGATGCTCCAACTCGGTTATTTCGAGATTGCTTATAATGAGAATAACCATCTCAAAATAACGTCAAGCGGAAGCGATATTCTTTTCGGAAGAGCACAAGCTACATTGGCAGTTATCCAGCATGAGGAAGCTGTTACCCGAAAAGGAAAAAAGAAAAAAGTGGTTATCACCAAAGAACTCCCCTTCGGTGCGACAGGCGGCGAAAGCCAAGATTTGTTCGAGGCATTGCGAGGATTAAGAAAACGGCTTGCCGATCAGGAAGCTTTGCCCGCCTATATCGTCCTGTCAGACAAAGTGTTGCATCTGCTTTGCATCTCACGTCCCACCACCATCGAAGAGTTTGGAGAAATTAGTGGTATCGGCGAACACAAGAAAAAGAAATATGGAAAGGATTTCGTAAATCTGATTAGACAGTTCGTAGAATAA
- a CDS encoding tetratricopeptide repeat protein produces the protein MVRIIIALLFCFPAVTFAQTYQQLSERAIECIEKDSLPQAEELLLQALKLEPKNGKNALLFSNLGLVQRRLGEFDKALESYSFALNFAPLAVPILLDRAAIYMEMGKIDRAYTDYCQVLDEDKQNKEALLMRAYIYVLRRDYPAARIDYNHLLELDPQSYSGRLGLATLEQKEGKFREALEILNKMLAAAPEDATLYIARADVEREMKHEDLALVDLEEAIRLDAASADAYLLRGNIYLAQKKKGLAKADFEKAISLGVPLADLHEQLRQCK, from the coding sequence ATGGTAAGAATAATTATCGCTTTACTTTTTTGTTTTCCGGCTGTTACCTTTGCACAAACCTATCAGCAATTGTCCGAGAGGGCTATTGAGTGTATCGAAAAAGACAGTCTTCCCCAGGCAGAGGAACTTTTGCTTCAGGCTTTGAAGCTAGAACCGAAAAACGGAAAGAATGCGCTGCTCTTTTCTAACTTAGGATTGGTTCAGCGTCGTTTAGGCGAGTTTGATAAAGCATTGGAATCTTATTCTTTTGCACTGAACTTTGCTCCTTTGGCAGTCCCTATTTTGCTCGACCGTGCCGCCATTTATATGGAAATGGGAAAAATAGACCGTGCTTATACGGATTATTGCCAGGTGTTGGACGAGGATAAGCAGAACAAAGAAGCTTTGTTGATGCGTGCTTATATTTATGTGCTCCGCCGCGATTATCCGGCTGCGAGAATAGATTATAATCATTTATTGGAGCTCGATCCGCAGAGCTATAGCGGACGGCTGGGACTGGCTACTTTGGAGCAGAAAGAAGGAAAATTCCGGGAAGCTCTTGAAATATTGAATAAGATGCTTGCGGCCGCTCCTGAAGATGCGACGCTCTATATTGCCCGTGCCGATGTGGAACGTGAGATGAAACATGAAGATTTGGCGTTGGTCGATTTGGAGGAAGCCATCCGGTTGGATGCTGCCTCGGCTGATGCTTATCTGTTGCGTGGAAATATCTACCTGGCACAGAAGAAGAAAGGGTTGGCAAAAGCTGACTTTGAAAAAGCTATTTCATTGGGAGTGCCTCTGGCTGATTTGCACGAGCAATTGCGGCAATGTAAGTGA
- the cysK gene encoding cysteine synthase A: MAKIAKKLTDLVGNTPLMELSGYSAKYGLEQNIIAKLEAFNPAGSVKDRVALSMIEDAEARGALKPGATIIEPTSGNTGVGLAMVATIKGYHLILTMPETMSLERRNLLKALGAQIVLTDGLGGMAASIAKAQELRDSIPGSVILQQFENPANAAVHERTTGEEIWRDTDGEVAVFVAGVGTGGTVCGVARALKKHNPNIYIVAVEPASSPVLTGGEAASHRIQGIGANFIPKLYDASVVDEVIGVPDDEAIRAGRELAATEGLLAGISSGAVVYAARQLSQRPEFKNKKIVALLPDTGERYLSTELFAFDAYPLD; encoded by the coding sequence ATGGCAAAGATTGCAAAGAAACTAACAGATTTAGTGGGGAATACCCCTTTGATGGAGCTTTCCGGTTATAGTGCAAAGTATGGTCTGGAACAAAATATTATTGCCAAACTAGAGGCTTTTAATCCGGCGGGAAGTGTAAAAGATAGAGTCGCTCTTTCGATGATTGAAGATGCGGAGGCTCGTGGAGCATTGAAACCCGGTGCAACGATTATTGAGCCGACAAGCGGAAATACAGGTGTAGGGTTGGCAATGGTGGCTACTATTAAAGGGTATCACCTGATATTGACCATGCCCGAAACGATGAGTCTGGAACGGCGGAATCTGTTGAAAGCGTTGGGTGCGCAGATTGTATTGACAGATGGGCTGGGAGGGATGGCAGCTTCCATTGCCAAAGCGCAGGAATTGCGTGATAGTATTCCCGGTTCGGTGATTTTGCAACAATTTGAAAATCCGGCCAATGCTGCTGTTCATGAACGGACAACGGGTGAAGAAATTTGGAGGGATACAGACGGTGAAGTGGCCGTTTTTGTAGCCGGAGTTGGTACCGGGGGAACAGTCTGCGGGGTAGCCCGTGCTTTGAAGAAACATAATCCGAATATTTATATTGTTGCTGTAGAACCGGCATCGTCTCCTGTGTTGACAGGGGGCGAGGCGGCTTCGCATCGTATTCAAGGTATTGGGGCGAATTTTATCCCGAAGCTTTATGATGCTTCGGTGGTGGATGAAGTGATAGGCGTGCCAGATGATGAAGCGATTCGTGCAGGGCGTGAGTTAGCGGCAACAGAAGGTCTGTTGGCGGGTATTTCTTCGGGAGCAGTTGTGTATGCCGCCCGTCAACTGTCACAACGCCCGGAATTTAAGAACAAAAAAATAGTAGCGTTGTTACCTGATACGGGAGAGCGTTATTTGTCGACCGAATTGTTTGCTTTTGACGCATATCCATTAGATTAA
- a CDS encoding LTA synthase family protein — MKKRIIQFLTTYFLFVLLFVLQKPIFMVYYHDLYTNTSLGDYFRVVWHGLPLDLSLAGYLTAIPSILLIASAWTNSSILRRIRQGYFGIIAFAMACIFIIDLGLYGFWGFRLDATPIFYFFSSPKDAIASVSFWFVLLGILAILIYAAILYCIFYCVLIREKKPLKIPYRRQNVSLALLLLTAALFIPIRGGFSVSTMNLSKVYFSQDQRMNHAAINPAFSFMYSATHQNNFDKQYRFMDPKIADELFAEMVDKPVAATDSIPQLLNTQRPNIIFIILESFSTHLMETFGGQPNVAVNMDKFAKEGVLFSNFYGSSFRTDRGLASIISGYPGQPSTSIMKYPEKTDKLPSIPRSLKNAGYSLEYYYGGDADFTNMRSYLVSSGIEKIISDKDFPLSERTGKWGAQDHVLFQRLMKDLKEEKQEEPFLKLVQTSSSHEPFEVPFHRLDDKVLNSFAYADSCVGDFVKQYQETPLWKNTLFVLVPDHQGAYPYPIENPLDGQTIPLILIGGAIKQPLVVDTYASQIDIAATLLAQLGLPHDEFTFSKNILNPGSPHFAYFTRPDYFGMITADNQLVYNLDANTVQLDEGTAKGANLEKGKAFLQKLYDDLAKR, encoded by the coding sequence ATGAAAAAGAGAATTATACAATTTCTCACGACCTATTTTTTATTTGTTCTTTTATTCGTTCTTCAGAAACCAATCTTCATGGTTTACTACCATGACTTATATACTAATACATCTTTGGGTGACTATTTTCGCGTCGTATGGCACGGATTACCGCTGGATTTATCTCTTGCAGGCTATCTGACCGCTATCCCCAGCATCCTGCTCATTGCTTCCGCCTGGACAAATTCATCCATACTCCGCCGCATCCGGCAAGGATATTTCGGAATAATAGCCTTTGCCATGGCCTGCATTTTTATCATCGACTTGGGATTGTACGGCTTTTGGGGATTCCGTCTGGACGCCACTCCTATTTTCTATTTCTTCTCTTCTCCCAAAGATGCCATAGCAAGTGTCAGTTTTTGGTTCGTACTACTTGGAATTCTAGCTATATTGATCTACGCAGCAATTCTATATTGTATTTTCTATTGTGTCCTTATCCGGGAGAAAAAGCCTCTGAAAATACCTTATCGACGCCAGAATGTCTCGCTTGCACTGCTTTTGCTGACAGCGGCACTCTTCATCCCTATCCGGGGCGGATTCAGCGTATCCACCATGAATTTGAGCAAGGTGTATTTCAGTCAGGACCAACGCATGAATCATGCAGCCATAAATCCGGCATTCAGCTTCATGTATTCTGCCACCCATCAGAATAATTTCGATAAGCAGTATCGCTTCATGGATCCGAAAATAGCCGACGAATTATTTGCAGAAATGGTGGACAAACCAGTCGCAGCAACGGACAGCATCCCTCAATTATTGAATACACAACGCCCGAACATTATTTTCATTATCCTTGAGAGTTTCTCCACACACTTGATGGAAACTTTCGGAGGACAACCCAATGTGGCTGTCAACATGGATAAATTCGCAAAAGAAGGCGTATTATTCAGCAACTTCTACGGCAGCAGTTTCCGCACAGACCGCGGACTGGCATCTATCATCAGCGGATATCCCGGACAGCCGAGTACCAGCATCATGAAATATCCCGAAAAGACAGACAAACTTCCTTCCATCCCCCGCAGCTTGAAAAATGCAGGATACAGCCTCGAATATTACTATGGAGGAGATGCCGATTTCACCAATATGCGCTCTTACCTGGTATCTTCCGGAATCGAGAAGATTATTTCCGATAAAGATTTCCCTCTGTCCGAACGTACCGGAAAATGGGGAGCACAAGATCACGTTTTGTTCCAGCGCCTGATGAAAGACCTGAAAGAAGAAAAACAAGAAGAGCCATTCCTGAAACTGGTTCAGACATCAAGCAGCCACGAACCATTCGAAGTTCCGTTCCACAGGCTGGATGATAAAGTCCTCAACTCCTTTGCGTATGCCGACAGTTGTGTGGGAGATTTCGTGAAACAGTATCAGGAAACACCGTTATGGAAAAACACACTGTTTGTACTCGTTCCCGATCATCAGGGTGCATACCCATACCCGATAGAAAATCCGTTGGACGGACAAACCATTCCGCTGATTTTAATCGGAGGTGCAATAAAACAACCTCTCGTAGTAGATACTTATGCTTCGCAAATTGACATTGCCGCCACTTTGCTCGCTCAATTAGGATTGCCGCACGATGAATTTACTTTCAGCAAGAATATCCTGAATCCGGGCTCTCCTCATTTCGCGTACTTTACCCGGCCGGATTATTTCGGAATGATTACTGCCGATAACCAATTGGTGTACAACCTTGACGCCAATACCGTGCAACTGGACGAAGGCACCGCCAAAGGAGCTAACCTGGAAAAAGGAAAAGCGTTCTTACAGAAGCTTTATGATGATCTTGCCAAACGCTAA
- a CDS encoding phosphatase PAP2 family protein, which translates to MTHSEIVQILSEIDTNIFLSFNGIHSPFWDYFMSSFTGKIIWVPMYATILYILLRNFHWKVVVCYVAAIALTITFADQMCSSIIRPVVARLRPANPDNPIVNMVYIVNGYRGGSYGFPSCHAANSLGLAMFVVFLFRKRWLSIFIVTWAILNCYTRIYLGVHYPGDLLVGGIIGGFGGWLFCTIAHKIAIYLEPSTRTKRKDIKQWSVTIYIGLLTVLGIIIYSTIKSW; encoded by the coding sequence ATGACACATAGCGAAATCGTCCAAATCCTTTCGGAGATAGATACCAATATCTTCTTATCTTTCAATGGTATACACTCCCCTTTCTGGGATTATTTCATGAGTTCCTTCACGGGTAAAATAATCTGGGTTCCCATGTATGCCACCATATTATACATATTATTAAGAAATTTCCACTGGAAGGTAGTCGTATGTTATGTGGCAGCTATCGCGCTCACGATTACCTTTGCCGACCAAATGTGCAGCAGTATCATCCGCCCGGTAGTGGCACGCCTGCGTCCCGCCAATCCGGACAACCCAATTGTGAATATGGTATATATCGTAAACGGGTATCGTGGAGGAAGTTATGGTTTCCCATCGTGCCATGCGGCCAATTCATTGGGTCTTGCCATGTTTGTAGTATTTCTGTTCCGTAAACGTTGGCTAAGTATTTTCATCGTAACTTGGGCAATTCTTAACTGCTATACACGTATATACTTGGGTGTACATTATCCTGGTGATTTACTCGTAGGAGGTATTATCGGAGGATTCGGCGGCTGGTTATTCTGTACTATCGCTCACAAAATAGCCATTTATTTGGAACCTTCCACCCGCACGAAGAGAAAAGATATAAAACAATGGTCAGTCACTATTTATATAGGATTGCTGACAGTGCTCGGTATCATTATATATTCCACTATTAAAAGCTGGTAA
- the leuB gene encoding 3-isopropylmalate dehydrogenase: MDFKIAVLAGDGIGPEISVQGVDVMSAVCEKFGHKVSYEYAICGADAIDKVGDPFPEATYQVCKDADAVLFSAVGDPKFDNDPTAKVRPEQGLLAMRKKLGLFANIRPVQTFKCLIHKSPLRAELVENADFICIRELTGGMYFGEKYQDNDKAYDTNYYTRPEIERILKVAFEYAMKRRKHLTVVDKANVLASSRLWRQIAQEMAPNYPEVTTDYMFVDNAAMKMIQEPAFFDVMVTENTFGDILTDEGSVISGSMGLLPSASTGESTPVFEPIHGSWPQAKGLNIANPLAQILSVAMLFEYFDCKEEGALIRKAVDASLDENVRTPEIQVADGAKYGTKEVGQWIVDYIKKA, translated from the coding sequence ATGGATTTTAAAATTGCTGTATTAGCAGGCGACGGTATCGGACCGGAGATCTCTGTGCAAGGTGTAGATGTGATGAGTGCCGTTTGCGAGAAGTTTGGCCACAAAGTAAGTTACGAATATGCAATCTGTGGAGCTGATGCGATTGATAAAGTAGGCGATCCGTTTCCGGAAGCAACCTATCAGGTTTGTAAAGATGCGGATGCTGTTTTATTCTCTGCCGTAGGCGATCCGAAATTTGATAACGACCCTACTGCTAAGGTACGTCCGGAACAAGGTTTGTTGGCGATGCGTAAGAAACTGGGACTTTTTGCCAATATCCGTCCGGTGCAGACATTCAAATGCCTGATTCACAAATCTCCGTTGCGTGCGGAACTGGTAGAGAACGCAGATTTTATCTGTATCCGTGAGTTGACCGGAGGTATGTATTTCGGTGAAAAGTATCAGGATAATGACAAGGCGTATGATACCAACTATTATACTCGTCCGGAAATCGAGCGTATCTTGAAAGTGGCTTTTGAATACGCGATGAAGCGCAGAAAACACCTGACGGTGGTAGATAAGGCAAACGTGTTGGCTTCTTCCCGTCTGTGGCGTCAGATTGCGCAGGAAATGGCTCCGAACTATCCGGAAGTGACAACAGACTATATGTTTGTAGACAATGCTGCAATGAAGATGATTCAGGAACCTGCTTTCTTCGATGTGATGGTAACGGAAAACACCTTCGGTGATATTCTGACTGACGAAGGTTCTGTAATCAGTGGTTCTATGGGCTTGCTTCCTTCTGCTTCCACAGGCGAGAGCACTCCGGTGTTTGAACCTATTCATGGTTCATGGCCGCAGGCTAAAGGACTGAATATTGCTAATCCGTTGGCACAAATCCTTTCCGTAGCTATGTTGTTCGAGTATTTCGATTGCAAAGAAGAGGGTGCGCTGATTCGTAAAGCAGTAGACGCTTCTTTGGATGAGAATGTACGTACACCGGAAATTCAGGTGGCTGACGGTGCTAAATACGGAACGAAAGAAGTAGGACAGTGGATTGTTGATTATATCAAGAAAGCTTGA
- a CDS encoding alpha-isopropylmalate synthase regulatory domain-containing protein, giving the protein MGKEGVKIEIMDTTLRDGEQTSGVSFVPHEKLMIARLLLEDLKVDRVEVASARVSDGEFEAVKMICDWAARRNLLHKVEVLGFVDGHTSVDWIQCTGCRVVNLLCKGSLKHCTQQLKKTPEEHLADIVNVVHYADEQDITVNVYLEDWSNGIKESPEYVFQLMDGLKETSVKRYMLPDTLGILNPLQVIEYMRKMKKRYPNTHLDFHAHNDYDLAVSNVLAAVLSGVKGLHTTINGLGERAGNAPLASVQAILKDHFNAVTNIDESRLNDVSRVVESYSGIVIPANKPIVGENVFTQVAGVHADGDNKNNLYCNDLLPERFGRKREYALGKTSGKANIRKNLEDLGLELDEDAMRKVTERIIELGDKKELVTQEDLPYIVSDVLKHGSIGEKVKLKSYFVNLAHGLKPMATLKIEINGKEYEESSSGDGQYDAFVRALRKIYKVTLGRKFPMLTNYAVTIPPGGRTDAFVQTVITWSYDEQVFRTRGLDADQTEAAIKATMKMLNLIEDEYGKSK; this is encoded by the coding sequence ATGGGAAAAGAAGGCGTGAAAATAGAAATCATGGACACAACGCTCCGTGATGGTGAACAAACCAGCGGAGTATCTTTCGTGCCTCATGAGAAACTAATGATCGCCCGTTTGCTGTTAGAAGATTTGAAGGTAGACCGGGTGGAGGTTGCTTCGGCGCGTGTGTCGGACGGTGAGTTTGAAGCCGTGAAGATGATTTGCGACTGGGCGGCCCGTCGTAATCTGCTCCATAAAGTGGAAGTGCTCGGCTTTGTTGACGGGCATACTTCTGTCGATTGGATTCAGTGTACTGGTTGCCGCGTGGTTAATCTTCTTTGCAAAGGTTCACTGAAGCATTGTACGCAACAACTGAAAAAGACACCGGAAGAACATCTGGCAGATATCGTTAATGTGGTGCATTATGCCGACGAACAGGATATAACCGTCAATGTTTATTTGGAAGATTGGAGTAACGGTATCAAGGAGTCTCCCGAATATGTATTCCAGTTGATGGATGGATTGAAAGAGACAAGCGTCAAGCGTTATATGTTGCCTGACACGCTGGGTATCTTGAATCCCTTGCAAGTGATAGAGTATATGCGGAAGATGAAGAAACGTTATCCGAATACCCATCTTGATTTCCATGCGCACAATGACTATGATTTGGCGGTGAGCAACGTTCTTGCAGCTGTATTAAGCGGTGTCAAAGGACTGCATACTACCATCAACGGACTGGGCGAGCGGGCAGGAAATGCTCCTCTTGCGAGTGTGCAGGCTATCTTGAAAGACCATTTCAATGCGGTGACCAATATCGACGAGAGCCGTTTGAATGATGTCAGCCGGGTAGTGGAGTCTTATTCGGGAATTGTGATACCAGCCAATAAACCGATTGTAGGTGAGAATGTCTTTACGCAAGTGGCAGGTGTACATGCCGACGGAGATAACAAAAATAATCTCTACTGTAATGATTTGCTTCCCGAACGTTTTGGCCGCAAACGTGAATATGCGTTGGGCAAGACAAGCGGTAAAGCCAATATCCGCAAAAATCTCGAAGATCTCGGATTGGAGCTGGATGAAGATGCTATGCGCAAAGTGACGGAACGTATCATCGAACTGGGCGACAAGAAAGAATTGGTGACACAGGAAGATTTGCCGTACATTGTTTCTGATGTGTTGAAGCATGGATCAATAGGTGAGAAGGTCAAACTGAAGAGCTATTTTGTGAATCTGGCTCATGGCTTGAAACCGATGGCTACGTTGAAGATAGAAATCAATGGGAAAGAGTATGAAGAGAGTTCAAGTGGAGATGGTCAATATGATGCTTTTGTTCGTGCATTGCGTAAGATATATAAGGTGACGTTAGGACGCAAATTCCCGATGCTGACCAATTATGCGGTGACAATCCCTCCCGGTGGGCGTACGGATGCATTTGTGCAGACAGTAATCACATGGAGTTATGACGAGCAGGTGTTCCGTACCCGCGGACTTGATGCCGATCAGACGGAAGCTGCCATCAAAGCTACCATGAAGATGCTGAACCTCATCGAAGATGAATACGGGAAGAGCAAGTGA
- the leuD gene encoding 3-isopropylmalate dehydratase small subunit — protein sequence MAKTKFNIITSTCVPLPLENVDTDQIIPARFLKATTREEKFFGDNLFRDWRYNADGSLNKDFVLNNPTYSGQILVAGKNFGSGSSREHAAWAIAGYGFRVVVSSFFADIHKNNELNNFVLPVVVTEEFLQELFNSIEANPKIEVEVNLPEQTITNKATGKSEHFEINAYKKLCLMNGLDDIDFLLSNKDKIEEWEKKA from the coding sequence ATGGCTAAGACAAAATTTAATATAATCACAAGTACTTGTGTACCTCTTCCTTTAGAAAACGTAGATACCGACCAGATTATTCCGGCACGTTTCTTGAAAGCAACCACTCGTGAAGAAAAATTCTTCGGTGATAACCTTTTCCGTGACTGGCGTTACAATGCAGACGGTTCCTTGAACAAGGATTTTGTGTTGAACAACCCTACCTACAGCGGACAGATATTAGTGGCTGGTAAGAACTTCGGTTCGGGTTCCAGCCGTGAACACGCAGCCTGGGCAATTGCCGGCTACGGTTTCCGTGTGGTGGTATCCAGCTTTTTTGCCGATATTCATAAGAATAATGAGTTGAACAACTTTGTGCTTCCGGTGGTTGTAACCGAGGAGTTTCTGCAAGAATTGTTCAATTCGATAGAAGCAAACCCGAAGATAGAAGTGGAAGTGAATCTTCCCGAACAGACCATCACCAACAAGGCGACAGGTAAAAGTGAACATTTTGAAATCAATGCTTACAAGAAACTTTGTTTGATGAACGGATTGGACGATATAGATTTCTTGTTAAGCAATAAAGATAAAATAGAAGAATGGGAAAAGAAGGCGTGA